One window from the genome of Cryptomeria japonica chromosome 6, Sugi_1.0, whole genome shotgun sequence encodes:
- the LOC131077314 gene encoding uncharacterized protein LOC131077314: MGNAIARLFEQVFSCGPKEVRILMLGLDGAGKTTILYKFKLGEYVRTVPTIGFNIETVRFKNLSFTVWDVGGQDKIRHLWRQYMVNAQGLIFVLDSCDKERIKAAKQELDKLMSDPELADVKLLVLANKHDLSTAIPVSEATQMVGLNDLKQRKWHIQKCSGKTGEGLRDGLDWLANAIKEPNILQRVGSLRLPRSLSHSSSHRSYPGA, from the exons ATGGGCAATGCCATAGCTAGATTGTTTGAGCAAGTCTTTTCCTGTGGGCCGAAGGAAGTTCGGATTCTGATGCTAGGTCTGGATGGCGCAG GTAAGACTACAATTCTGTACAAATTCAAACTTGGTGAGTACGTGAGAACCGTCCCAACAATTGGGTTTAACATAGAGACAGTGAGGTTTAAGAACCTGAGCTTCACTGTGTGGGATGTGGGTGGCCAAGATAAAATCCGCCATCTCTGGAGACAGTATATGGTTAATGCACAG GGGCTCATTTTTGTACTGGATAGCTGtgacaaagagagaataaaggcAGCAAAACAGGAGCTAGATAAACTGATGAGCGATCCAGAGCTAGCAGATGTGAAGCTGTTGGTCCTGGCCAACAAACATGACCTTTCAACTGCAATTCCTGTAAGTGAAGCCACACAGATGGTGGGTCTCAATGATCTCAAGCAAAGAAAATGGCACATCCAAAAATGCAGTGGCAAGACAGGAGAGGGGCTCAGAGATGGTTTGGACTGGCTTGCTAACGCCATCAA AGAACCCAACATCCTTCAAAGGGTAGGAAGCCTAAGATTGCCTCGTTCTTTGTCCCACTCTTCTTCCCACAGATCTTATCCCGGGGCTTAA